GTTTATCACACCAGCGATGTAAAAGTAAGACCTCCGAAAAGTGAAATTTTATAATATTTCGGCGCTTCGACGTTTCGACAGGCTCAACGACCGAAACCAGCGACCGAAACCGCACCCTGGGCCTGTCGGAGGGTGCAGCAGAATCGCTGAAACGGACTTTGTAAAAGTTGAATAAATTAATATTTTAAGAACAATGAAAGCACAAAACATTCTTGAAACCATAGGAAATACGCCTCATGTGCGCATAAATAAACTTTACCCTGACACGCACGAGGTATGGGTAAAACTCGAAAAAGCCAATCCCGGAGCCAGTATCAAAGACCGCATTGCACTGGCCATGATTGAAGATGCTGAAGAGCAGGGTTTGCTGAAACCCGGAAGTACTATCATAGAGCCGACTTCGGGCAACACAGGCATTGGTCTTGCAATGGTTTGCGCCGTTAAAGGATACCGCCTCATTCTGGTAATGCCCGAATCTATGTCGGTTGAACGCCGCAAAGTGATGAAAGTGTATGGAGCAACATTTGAACTCACACCACGTGAAAAAGGAATGAAAGGCGCGATAGAAAAAGCAGCCGAGCTGGCATCTTCCATATCCGATTCATGGATACCGCAACAATTCAACAACCCGGCAAATATTGCCATTCACAAAAGAACAACCGCACAGGAACTGCTCGCCGATTTCCCCGATGGCTTTGATTACCTGATTACTGGCGTGGGTACGGGCGGTCATATTACTGCCTGCGCCGAAGTGCTGAAAGAACATTTTCCGAAACTGAAAGTTTTTGCCGTTGAGCCTGAGTTATCGCCCGTAATAAGTGGCGGCGCCCCGGGTCCTCATCCCATACAGGGGATTGGCGCCGGATTTATCCCAGACAATCTGCATACAAATGTGCTCGACGGTGTGATAAAAGTAAGTAAAGAAGAAGCTTTTGAATATGCACGCCGGGCAGCCAACAGCGAAGGATTATTCATTGGTATTTCATCAGGTGCATCGCTGGCCGCCGTTGCCAAAATGCTTCCTGAAATACCTGAAGGCAGCCGGATTCTAACATTTTCATACGATACCGGCGAACGCTACCTTTCAATAGAAGGACTCTTTGAGTAAAAATATTTCTTCTGAAAATTCAGTGTAAGCGCTGAGAAGCCAGATTATAACATACAATTTTCAGTTTACTGACGCGATTTTTCGTCATCATTTTAC
The sequence above is drawn from the Bacteroidota bacterium genome and encodes:
- the cysK gene encoding cysteine synthase A, translated to MKAQNILETIGNTPHVRINKLYPDTHEVWVKLEKANPGASIKDRIALAMIEDAEEQGLLKPGSTIIEPTSGNTGIGLAMVCAVKGYRLILVMPESMSVERRKVMKVYGATFELTPREKGMKGAIEKAAELASSISDSWIPQQFNNPANIAIHKRTTAQELLADFPDGFDYLITGVGTGGHITACAEVLKEHFPKLKVFAVEPELSPVISGGAPGPHPIQGIGAGFIPDNLHTNVLDGVIKVSKEEAFEYARRAANSEGLFIGISSGASLAAVAKMLPEIPEGSRILTFSYDTGERYLSIEGLFE